In one Rutidosis leptorrhynchoides isolate AG116_Rl617_1_P2 chromosome 8, CSIRO_AGI_Rlap_v1, whole genome shotgun sequence genomic region, the following are encoded:
- the LOC139864562 gene encoding uncharacterized protein — translation MKKEMLGVCIWNFTMSEVVTMQLREILSLNIRGLGLEDKNKFNWFKRVCDNQKPNVIALQETKAEKISEFWVEKVWGSCDYKYAFKKSKGTEIILVNIYGPQSDSEKRKMWNDLNDILKMELCGLSLAILMKDGDIDFGPKPVKVFDEWLMHEDSFDIIKTTWNKRTNSTKPDCIFRDKLKLVKQELKRWYSTSHGKLKTEIEELTCVINEWEKKVEISALNDEDYNKWMVDKENLLQKEKSQLEMLKQKSRFKWALEGDENSKFFHSFIRRRNQKNNIHGANIGGVWNSNPLTIKNEAFSFFQRLFKKNTSEPWMLNNWDGLKIEATSAEALESPFTETEVLDAIKSCGRNKAPGPDGFNIMFYIKFWDIIKDDLLKALKWFWETGSISNGCNASFITLIPKVNDPLNFSNFRPISLIGSYYKILSKLLANRIRKIIPGLIGDEQSAFISNRYILDGVLIALESLEDLKSRNQKSFIFKVDFKKAFDCLDWDFLSSTMSSMGFGAKWVKWILSCLNSTSISVLINGSPTDQFFPKRGVRQGDPLSPFLFIIAGEGLNQLLKIATNKKLINGVEIGKDKVVVSHLQYADDTIIFGKWNKVEVRNILKILKCFEDLSGLKINLNKSNVYGICTTNSELASLASWFNCKEGSFPFNYLGLPIGAKIRNGAGTKFWIDKWIGDVPLKDAYPRLFKLEASIDASIADPIKAHPFACSPASSLHPAAGPSRPPASPWPWKLDPSGRFSTSSLVQFLSSLAAENALASPPQPTNLNPLIPQKIGIFVWRAKQNKLPVRVSLDKKGIDLHSLRCPVCDDDIETLHHTLLTCSFAKDIWERIKKWWNFSHLPISNISDIAKSPNPFLNSNHGITIWQAVVWVTSYHVWAHRNARTFRGNCLSSSKTVTDIQSKSFEWINVRWKKGSMNWLTWITNPKSFDASLSKVGVG, via the exons ATGAAAAAAGAGATGTTAGGTGTTTGCATTTGGAACTTCACAATGTCAGAAGTGGTCACGATGCAACTTCGTGAG ATATTATCTTTAAATATTAGAGGTCTAGGTCTTGAAGATAAAAATAAATTCAATTGGTTTAAACGGGTTTGTGATAATCAAAAGCCAAATGTAATTGCCCTTCAGGAAACAAAAGCCGAAAAAATCTCGGAATTTTGGGTGGAGAAGGTTTGGGGTAGTTGTGATTATAAATACGCTTTTAAAAAATCGAAAG GTACCGAGATCATTCTTGTGAACATCTATGGCCCTCAATCTGATTCAGAAAAAAGAAAGATGTGGAACGACCTTAATGATATCCTGAAAATGGAGCTATGTGGGCTCTCTTTGGCGATTTTAATGAA AGATGGAGACATTGATTTTGGACCAAAACCGGTGAAAGTTTTCGACGAATGGTTAATGCACGAAGACTCTTTTGACATCATCAAAACAACTTGGAACAAAAGAACAAATAGCACCAAACCCGATTGCATTTTTCGGGACAAACTCAAGTTAGTCAAGCAAGAACTTAAAAGGTGGTATTCAACTTCTCATGGTAAACTGAAAACGGAAATTGAAGAATTGACGTGTGTGATTAATGAGTGGGAAAAGAAAGTCGAAATATCCGCTCTAAATGATGAGGATTATAACAAATGGATGGTAGACAAAGAAAACCTCCTTCAAAAAGAGAAATCTCAATTAGAAATGCTTAAACAAAAATCAAGATTCAAATGGGCTTTAGAAGGAGATGAGAATAGTAAATTTTTCCATTCATTCATTCGCCGGAGAAATCAGAAAAATAACATTCATGGTGCCAACATAGGTGGGGTATGGAATTCTAATCCCTTAACTATAAAAAATGAAGCTTTTTCTTTTTTTCAGAGGCTTTTCAAAAAGAACACTTCGGAACCATGGATGTTAAATAATTGGGACGGGCTTAAAATTGAAGCAACTTCGGCCGAAGCTTTAGAATCCCCCTTTACCGAAACCGAAGTACTTGATGCTATAAAGAGTTGCGGTAGAAATAAGGCTCCGGGACCGGATGGGTTCAACATCATGTTTTATATCAAATTCTGGGACATAATCAAAGACGATCTCCTCAAAGCACTTAAGTGGTTCTGGGAAACGGGATCCATTTCCAACGGGTGCAACGCCTCTTTCATTACACTCATTCCAAAGGTCAATGATCCTCTTAATTTCTCTAATTTTAGGCCTATTAGTCTCATCGGGAGTTACTACAAAATTCTCTCCAAACTACTTGCAAACCGAATTCGAAAAATAATCCCGGGACTAATAGGCGATGAGCAAAGCGCCTTTATTTCCAATAGATATATACTTGATGGTGTCTTAATTGCTCTCGAGTCTTTAGAAGACCTCAAATCTAGAAATCAAAAGAGTTTTATTTTTAAAGTCGATTTTAAAAAAGCTTTTGATTGTCTAGATTGGGATTTTCTTAGCTCAACAATGTCTTCAATGGGGTTTGGGGCTAAATGGGTCAAATGGATTTTGTCTTGTCTTAATTCTACATCTATTTCCGTTTTAATCAATGGCTCTCCCACCGACCAATTCTTCCCCAAAAGAGGTGTAAGACAAGGGGACCCACTATCCCCTTTTCTATTCATCATTGCGGGAGAAGGATTAAACCAACTTTTGAAAATTGCTAcaaataaaaaattaataaatggtgttgaaattggaaaagataaagttGTTGTGTCACAcctccaatatgcggatgacacaatCATTTTTGGAAAATGGAATAAAGTCGAGGTTAGAAATATTTTGAAAATTCTTAAATGTTTTGAGGATTTATCGGGTCTAAAAATCAATCTTAACAAAAGTAATGTTTATGGTATTTGCACAACTAACTCCGAACTTGCTAGCTTAGCGTCGTGGTTTAATTGCAAAGAAGGGTCCTTTCCTTTTAATTACCTAGGGCTCCCAATTGGGGCAAAAATAA GAAATGGTGCGGGTACGAAATTTTGGATTGACAAGTGGATAGGAGACGTGCCTCTCAAAGACGCGTATCCGAGACTTTTCAAACTCGAGGCTTCAATAGATGCTTCCATTGCCGATC CCATCAAAGCACACCCCTTTGCATGCTCTCCCGCTAGTTCGCTTCATCCTGCTGCTGGCCCTTCTCGGCCGCCTGCATCCCCATGGCCCTGGAAGCTTGACCCGTCGGGTCGGTTCTCAACCAGCTCATTGGTTCAGTTTCTCAGCTCGCTAGCAGCTGAAAATGCACTTGCGTCTCCTCCTCAACCTACGAACCTTAACCCACTTATCCCTCAAAAGATAGGTATCTTTGTTTGGAGGGCGAAACAAAACAAATTGCCCGTTAGAGTCTCGTTAGATAAAAAAGGTATTGATCTTCACTCATTGAGATGTCCGGTTTGTGATGACGATATTGAAACTCTTCACCACACGCTCCTTACATGTAGTTTTGCAAAAGACATTTGGGAAAGAATTAAAAAATGGTGGAATTTTAGTCATCTACCTATCTCAAATATTTCCGACATTGCAAAAAGTCCAAACCCGTTTTTAAATTCCAATCATGGAATAACCATTTGGCAAGCAGTTGTTTGGGTCACTTCTTACCATGTTTGGGCTCATAGGAATGCTCGTACGTTCAGAGGTAATTGTCTTAGCTCCTCAAAGACCGTCACAGATATTCAAAGCAAAAGTTTCGAGTGGATAAACGTTCGTTGGAAAAAAGGTTCAATGAATTGGTTAACTTGGATCACTAATCCCAAAAGTTTCGATGCATCGCTCTCAAAAGTAGGTGTTGGTTAA